One stretch of Eupeodes corollae chromosome 2, idEupCoro1.1, whole genome shotgun sequence DNA includes these proteins:
- the LOC129947415 gene encoding uncharacterized protein LOC129947415 isoform X1, protein MPKTSKAVSLKQKCDLIAAVRAEKSLYDPRKSHFKPRNGLWSQVAAQCGMKKGNQGLVAKLLWKRIYEAYLDFREDPETNKHKANFELFKRMKFIDQYLVKDKDQPPSPSPITVPVPLPIQTSTDKSTSSVTNSESVQIKEEENEVVVGGDEVQSSNATNINETTTNGEFTTIQYWNDTIEDTNSTNLNQHETNASTVQPQQTPTLNSACSESGSGSGIESYEDILLPDAMNNNGTLDNSLKMFFDAMYASTSQMPQVFQRIVKSKIFAAVLEAEGEAEKHKTSSSISTS, encoded by the exons atgcCGAAAACAAGTAAAGCGgttagtttaaaacaaaaatgtgatctGATTGCGGCGGTTAGAGCGGAGAAATCTTTATACGACCCAAGGAAAAGTCACTTTAAGCCGAGGAATGGTTTATGGAGTCAAGTAGCTGCACAGTGTGGAATGAAGAAAGGTAATCAAG gtcTGGTGGCAAAATTGTTGTGGAAAAGAATATACGAAGCTTACCTTGACTTTCGGGAAGACCCTGAAACCAATAAGCATAAGGCAAATTTTGAACTGTTTAAACGTATGAAATTTATCGATCAATATTTAGTAAAAGACAAAGATCAACCTCCTTCGCCGTCTCCTATTACCGTTCCCGTCCCCCTTCCCATCCAAACCTCCACAGACAAATCCACATCATCTGTAACCAATTCCGAAAGTGTCCaaattaaagaagaagaaaatgaagtCGTCGTCGGTGGAGATGAAGTTCAATCCTCAAATGCAACAAATATAaacgaaacaacaacaaatggaGAATTTACAACAATCCAATATTGGAATGACACTATTGAAGATACTAATTCTACAAATTTAAATCAGCACGAAACAAATGCATCAACAGTCCAACCACAACAAACTCCAACACTTAATTCTGCTTGCTCAGAATCTGGTTCAGGATCAGGCATAGAAAGTTATGAAGATATTCTCCTGCCTGACGCTATGAACAACAACGGAACCCTTGACAatagtttgaaaatgttttttgacgCAATGTATGCATCAACAAGTCAAATGCCGCAAGTTTTTCAACGTATAGTTAAGAGTAAAATTTTTGCAGCCGTTCTCGAAGCAGAGGGAGAAGCCGAAAAGCATAAGACTAGTTCATCAATCTCGACAAGTTGa
- the LOC129947415 gene encoding uncharacterized protein LOC129947415 isoform X2, protein MPKTSKAVSLKQKCDLIAAVRAEKSLYDPRKSHFKPRNGLWSQVAAQCGMKKGLVAKLLWKRIYEAYLDFREDPETNKHKANFELFKRMKFIDQYLVKDKDQPPSPSPITVPVPLPIQTSTDKSTSSVTNSESVQIKEEENEVVVGGDEVQSSNATNINETTTNGEFTTIQYWNDTIEDTNSTNLNQHETNASTVQPQQTPTLNSACSESGSGSGIESYEDILLPDAMNNNGTLDNSLKMFFDAMYASTSQMPQVFQRIVKSKIFAAVLEAEGEAEKHKTSSSISTS, encoded by the exons atgcCGAAAACAAGTAAAGCGgttagtttaaaacaaaaatgtgatctGATTGCGGCGGTTAGAGCGGAGAAATCTTTATACGACCCAAGGAAAAGTCACTTTAAGCCGAGGAATGGTTTATGGAGTCAAGTAGCTGCACAGTGTGGAATGAAGAAAG gtcTGGTGGCAAAATTGTTGTGGAAAAGAATATACGAAGCTTACCTTGACTTTCGGGAAGACCCTGAAACCAATAAGCATAAGGCAAATTTTGAACTGTTTAAACGTATGAAATTTATCGATCAATATTTAGTAAAAGACAAAGATCAACCTCCTTCGCCGTCTCCTATTACCGTTCCCGTCCCCCTTCCCATCCAAACCTCCACAGACAAATCCACATCATCTGTAACCAATTCCGAAAGTGTCCaaattaaagaagaagaaaatgaagtCGTCGTCGGTGGAGATGAAGTTCAATCCTCAAATGCAACAAATATAaacgaaacaacaacaaatggaGAATTTACAACAATCCAATATTGGAATGACACTATTGAAGATACTAATTCTACAAATTTAAATCAGCACGAAACAAATGCATCAACAGTCCAACCACAACAAACTCCAACACTTAATTCTGCTTGCTCAGAATCTGGTTCAGGATCAGGCATAGAAAGTTATGAAGATATTCTCCTGCCTGACGCTATGAACAACAACGGAACCCTTGACAatagtttgaaaatgttttttgacgCAATGTATGCATCAACAAGTCAAATGCCGCAAGTTTTTCAACGTATAGTTAAGAGTAAAATTTTTGCAGCCGTTCTCGAAGCAGAGGGAGAAGCCGAAAAGCATAAGACTAGTTCATCAATCTCGACAAGTTGa
- the LOC129947412 gene encoding uncharacterized protein LOC129947412: MQLNNIDMDMEKRRMILRAFQSGVPHTQAKENIEKRFGDCVGFGVRTCERWYRKFKHADFDLTTKPRDKLKKDYSYSTRRKTKKSSSKTVKKVNEIKFYNQQQNLPLPKLPLASAKAAAETAIAAATKASAMNDQTNANVQKLMRSKRELTIKKIPANSGAASGRKGPLESTNNNNNSITSTPTLRPMPHLTPVKSSTEITNAIPSEMPKLRPRRPRSKGIEINIPVNSAKRMSAQTLTESHSIGEGRKLPTRTSETSRSTANRFKEVTVQFQNLNPDVAKNTVRKNTTKSPASKRQSSIYLKSQTQNTSPMLKITNVAHIESMSPEKNKSSSEQATTPTSKRDSLTHPQTSPLNNQKGIIYLNPQEIFPKSFGGFESSLKRPSPYSRPAQQTTTQHITSPTVQQQRVSLPPPAAAVEIQDSPIHFDSDDSGEDVLFPENINLPAPKTKADSTYITYFDMESCQPIQLNPEEPVLTQPAIPVIEID; encoded by the exons ATGCAGTTAAACAACATCGACATGGATATGGAGAAACGAAGAATGATACTTCGGGCTTTTCAGAGTGGCGTGCCTCATACACAGGCaaaggaaaatattgaaaagagatTTGGCGATTGCGTTGGCTTTGGTGTGCGAACTTGCGAACGATGgtatagaaaatttaaacatgCAGATTTTGATTTAACAACAAAACCcagggataagttaaaaaaagattacTCCTATTCGACGaggagaaaaactaaaaaatcatcctcgaaaacagttaaaaaagttaatgaaataaaattttataatcagCAACAGAATTTACCATTACCAAAATTACCATTAGCATCAGCCAAAGCCGCAGCAGAAACAGCAATAGCCGCGGCCACGAAAGCCAGCGCGATGAATGATCAAACAAATGcaaatgttcaaaaactaatGAGATCGAAACGTGAGCtcactattaaaaaaatacctgcAAATAGTGGTGCGGCATCAGGGAGAAAAGGGCCATTAGAATcaacgaataataataataactcaaTAACATCAACACCAACTTTAAGGCCAATGCCCCATCTAACGCCAGTCAAAAGTTCGACTGAAATAACGAATGCAATACCAAGTGAAATGCCCAAATTAAGGCCACGCAGACCACGATCAAAAGGTATAGAAATTAACATTCCGGTAAATTCGGCCAAAAGGATGAGTGCACAAACTTTGACCGAGAGTCATAGCATTGGAGAAGGCCGCAAGCTACCCACTAGGACGTCGGAAACATCCCGAAGCACTGCCAATAGATTCAAGGAAGTAACCGTTCAATTTCAGAACCTTAATCCAGATGTTGCCAAGAATACAGTTCGCAAAAACACCACTAAATCCCCCGCTTCAAAGCGTCAGTCATCTATTTACCTGAAATCTCAAACTCAAAATACGAGTCCAATGCTAAAAATCACAAATGTGGCTCATATAGAAAGCATGAGTCCAGAAAAGAACAAGTCCTCTTCTGAACAAGCTACGACACCAACAAGCAAGCGCGACTCGCTTACGCATCCTCAGACATCGCCCCTGAATAACCAGAAAGGAATCATCTATCTTAATCCTCAggaaatatttccaaaaagttTTGGTGGCTTCGAGAGTTCACTAAAACGACCGAGTCCATATTCCAGACCCGCtcaacaaacaacaacacaacacaTAACTTCTCCAACAGTGCAACAGCAGCGTGTAAGCTTACCACCTCCAGCTGCAGCAGTAGAAATACAAGATTCTCCCATACACTTTGACAGCGACGACAGTGGCGAGGATGTACTTTTtcctgaaaatattaatttgcccGCACCGAAAACCAAAGCAGATTCTACGTACATCACGTATTTTGATATGGAAAGTTGTCAGCCCATACAATTGAACCCGGAGGAACCG GTTTTGACACAGCCTGCAATTCCAGTGATAGAAATTGACTAG